Within the Cotesia glomerata isolate CgM1 linkage group LG6, MPM_Cglom_v2.3, whole genome shotgun sequence genome, the region aaggttactagtattattttaaatattttataactaatttagGTTGACCCTCGGTATGAAGTAACGCAAGACGTGAGAGCTCAGCTTAAATTTCTTGAGGAACTCGACAGAGTAGAACGTAGAAGACACGAAGAACAGGAACGTGAGTTGCTGTTGAAGGCCGCGAAAAGCCGCGCGAAAAACGAGGATCCTGAGCAAGCTAAATTAAAAGCTAAAGCCAAGGAGGTAATTTTATCatcttcttttaaattaaacaagttttatatgaatgaataaataaatttttgtatttcttcAGATGCAAAGAGCTGAGATGGAAGAATTACGGCAACGTGAAGCGAATCTTACAGCATTGCAGGCGATAGGTCCGCGGAAAAAGCCGAAATTAGACACTGGTAGTTCGACAAATAACCCTGGAGGGAGTGCGAGTGTGAATGCTTCCGCGTCAGGAGGTAACCGACCAATGCCAATGAGGCCGCGAGTGAAGAGAGTTAACTTTAGGGACCTTTTGTTCCTCCTCGAGCAAGAAAAGGAGTCGTGTAGAAGCACAACGCTCTATAAAGCATACTTGAAGTGATGTTCTGTAAGGGGTAGGAACGCGAGTGATTGGCTCGAGCTGGCCTCGACGGTCCTCCTCTGCTATTTATGCTGTTACTATTGCtgctattattattctaattgttcagataatgatgatgataatatcAACAATATTGCGTTATACGTAAATTGTATACATGGGACGTGTACTCGGCTAATGTTCACTCGGATCGGCctggtattttttataaattccaaattcatttattgattattgataatcaaatattgattattattaattgataaataataatagttataatttttatcgcggtagtaatttcaaaatttaataattaatttaattaataattaaataattattaatttaattaattaagtgaacaactaatttaattaataattaattaattatcaatttaattaattgagttaataactaatttcataattaattaattaattaatttttgaaatttttttaaattatttcagagttaatttttttttaattaattaattaatgactaattatttaaacaagaATTTCTatgcaaagaaaaaaaaatttttataaatttttaatccaagTAATtacattcattcaaaaataattttataaaatgacataattttttttattagtaatttgaAGATCAATACTCcaataaattctattaatattaaataaaattcctaCGATGTATTTTTTGAAGTAAGTACTGCGatataaatagttataattataataatatcatGTCGATAATacaacatacacacacacttcCTATTAACGactgaaaaagttttttaatgtataataatattatatacataggtttataaatagattgttctttatttttttgaagaaaaacaaagtaataaaataataataataataattataaaaaaataccatgGATTGGCTGGTTTATAGTGAACATATAAACGTTTAGTGAAATGCGATTATGTAAATTGTGAATAGGGATTGTGGGACGGTtgtgtttaaattaaaaaatctttttcaaattactttcgatcaatttttaataattctattcTACTCAGTGATAAAGAtctaaatgttattaattgatGTAAAACGaaaaatacacggaaaaaacaagATAACACTGGATaccatcccagattatactcagtataatctgagattatactgagtataatctcAGATTGTACTGAGTATAATCGgagattatactgagtataatctggattttgtTAGCTATCATCTGGAATTTTTtccaccacagatatcactgagtataatctgggattatatccagtgtcatcttgttcttttcgTGTATGTTGAAAAGATTTATCTGAGAACCTTCTCGGAGTGATACAATCATTTATGTGCGTATACATTGCCACTTATGTGTATGTCTGCTCTTTAATTGTAATACTTGGTCTATACATTTGGACGTGCAGTGCAAGTTGTATCATAAGTAATtagttacattttttttttttaattaattttttttttttataaatattatgattatattataagtaaatattattattttattaatattctttttattattattaataattataataatatggtaatatatttagtaaattgtatttttgcaaataattaattagttaattaaaataaataattaataatccgTGAAGCACTGTCCAAATTGTATAGTTTTATTTGTACAATATATTATAAGTATATAATTATctcttactattattattgtcattattaattattattattagttattaattattataattatgtgaaaaaaaacatttttaatattaaataatttttcttattggtACAACCGAATATTTAAGTGGCTACTCGATTATTCTTCAccatttaattgttattatttttattctatgtattgtaatttagattttcaatgttttttagtaaattagctgttatgtttttttctattaattaattaaactaagtaaaattaaatttacgtaagtgattaaatttaaaaatttaaattgaaaataaaaaaaataattaaataaacacgATTCtttttatcagaaaaatataataataaatgtgtaataaaaaatcgtGTACctgatttataatttgaaaaaataattgatttaatttaaaaaaaaaatttttatggcgtcattttataattaattattctcagttttattatttaaaaatattattaatgatttttttgacaattcaGTGAAGATTAATCGTttgcattaataatttataaaagaaataaaataaaacaaatgtaAGTTTCAATTACGAAACAATTGTTTGTATAGTACATTGTACAGTTTTAAtgattatcacaatattgGTTGCGCActttaaagaataattaaaaaaaaacatttaaaaaattattattattattaattaattttttattcacgttACAGAtgctataataaaaattctaattttttttctaagtccaaaaaaaatttttagtataaagaaaaattttttttgcatttttggacgttttttacaaaaataagttgattacaaaaaaaaaaatttttttttttgaaaattgatatttttttatgaaatgtccagaaatacaaaaaaaaaatttttgactagctaaattttttttttgacaaaaaaaataataatagagttaataaaaatttcttttggacaaaaaataataataatagaattaataaaaattttttttggacctagaaaaaataatagaattaataaaaattttttttggacctagaaaaaattttagaattgaaaaaaattttttttggcataaaaaaaaatttaagaattaataataaattttttttggacttaaaaaaaattttagaattaataagaattttttttggacttaaaataaaaatagaattaataataatttttttttagacaaaaaaaaatgataataaaattaataaaaatttttttttttgacaaaaaaaaataatagaatttttttatacatccTTATGGCATCTAGAACGTGAAttctttcatttttgatataaaataataaagaaaaaatataattaaaaaaaatccgtaaaaaataaattgtgttgCGAGACAATCATTATTCCTGAACAAAATAACgcgacaaattattttaaatcaaatcaCATTTAATTACACTTTATAATTATATCGTATATTTATCtcaagttttattaaaatattatttaatacataattaatcaaataataaaagaccgtacattatttttttaaactcatgTAAGTGCGGTCTTTTTACTATTGAGtatattaactaattattCTAAGGACTTGTTACTAATAATGCGTTATAAATgtaagttacttttttttttttctgttttttatataattattttgatatttcGGCGAACTAGTCTCGTTGAAGAtagcaatttatttaattaatatgtaataaaataaaaaaagtgcgTGGTGTATTCTAAGtgtaaataatagtttataaaattaaattttaaatgtttaaataatcctgcgtcaaaaaattaacgtcacttgtaatatataataatgataatgataatattaataataataataattatgatattactaataataatattaatatatcatACACAAAATAGAATTGTTGaaagaatattataaaaaaaaaacgtactACAGCTTGAAATAGCTGACGTTTTTTCCTCAACTGCCACCACAGTGGAATTTATTAGACGATAatgattttgaaaaacataattaaataaataataaaccaaaaacacggaataaatgtaaaaataatggaTTTAACAGTGTTTGGTACAGtatgatatttttacaaattgtaTGAATTAAGTCAGGTAGTCGagataaacaaataataagaaaaataaaggtacgaacaaaaaaattgttttatctaaaaaaaaaataattcgggtttgtcattttatgaaatagtgaataatttcatttatctGTTTATATATtcttatgttttttatttcaaattgaaattttattttttataattttgtaaactaaaaaaatttattttgaaaaaaatcagcaTTGTGCCTTGTaccttgtgaaatattgacatttttaaagatataaactcattctgacattacactcatcgagacctttcatttgaatacccacatcaatttttcatatattttatatatttatatatattatatatataaatatatgaaaaatatataaaaaacgcatgagggtactcaaatgaaagctcttgatgagtgtaaccttgtgataagcttatatctttaaaaatgtcaataattaagaaatgaccttttatcttgtgaaatattgacatttttaaagatataaactcattctgACATTAccctcatcgagacctttcatttgaatacccacattaatttttcatatattttatatatttatatatattatatatataaatatatcaaaaatgcatgagggtactcaaatgaaagctcttgatgagtgtaacttcgggatgagcttatatctttaaaaatgtcaataattaagaaatgaccttttatcttgtgaaatattgacatttttaaagatataaactcattctgACATTAccctcatcgagacctttcatttgaatacccacatcagtttttcatatattttatatatttatatatattatatatatgtatatatgaaaaatatatcaaaaatgcatgtgggtaatgaaatgaaaggtcttgatgagtgtaagatcgggatgagcttatatctttaaaaatgtcaatattgaagaaagtacagtccaatttaacaaaagtcattatctaatgaagcaaaattttattcatttatagttcacaagtcatggcagtcacatagtgtttaaataattgtttgaaattttcaaaaaattaatttttttcaaaaagaatttttttttctgaatgtAGAGTgtggatgatgatgatgattatttTCATGTACCTATATATAGAGATTTATATCACGAGGCGTTTTTggctgttaaaaaattttctaatagtCTTGAAGGTGATCGCTGTTGGCGATAGCACGTGTGTCGAGAGGTGGTATTGAAGACCAAAGGCTGGAAGCTGAAAACCCGTCGGCGATATACAGAAATGGAATATAATCAGCTAGGCGCTTCGCTTGGTGGGTTTTGCGCGGCGAGGGATTATCGCCCGAGGCCAGTATAATCCTCCGGCTACACGGATATTGAGTTCACAGTAACCATGGTAACTTACCCTTGAGCGTTAACATTTGTTCGCTTTATCCCTTATTCCTGCGGTTACGTTATCAACCCAGTCAACGTAACCCGGCTATACTCACACCTCccctatttttatatttatttacttatacatctttattttattagttcatgTGGCTTCTATTTTTCAAACGCTTCAAAGTCAAAGTCtacgtttaattttttacaatcaaaatttattatttcattttgttcaattttaaaacttgtgattttactgaaattataattatgttcatgaaaaattacacatttttatttttatcaattttatatgtGTGCCTATTATATATttgcttatttattattcgttGATATGTCAATAGCAAATGCAATATCAATTTCATGTTTGATGTGACATATATGTCggaattacattttatttacataataataatattaataacaaatttaaattaattatttgattttcaataGATTGATtttcagtgtaaaaaaaaaaattaattatacataaaaataatttaaaattatttcttatctaattaaattttagttatcaacaaaaaaaaaataatttttcttctttaattaataatattaatattcttttatattttcgcaatgtaaataatttttttattgagaagtcgccattttgtcaaaaataaaaatctttaattaatctatccattaaataaattttttggaattttttatttcatataatcTAAAGAAGAGATATCTTACTCACCGCCTGACACTTTTTTGTGAAGAACCTCCAGAAGATCATCTACAAGCGCAGTACAacacaatatatttttaaaaataaacagaaattcactatatgtatattttttttgtatatttgttgaataaaatgtctcttaaaaaaaaaatgaatgtttttttgagcttgcaACAATGtccttaaagaagaaataagttAAAAAGCATTGTTAGCCAAATTGAAGACTATGCTTGACAAGATGGAGTCTTGTTTTACAAAATGGAGGTTCGCGCGCTTATTCAAACGCgctttttattacaaataatattttaaaaagaatatttaatgtaattatataattaaaagtgaaaattaaagtaataaatttttttttttaaggaaaaaacATTGTTAGCCAAATTGAAGACTAAGCTTGACAAGATGGAGTCTTGTTTCACAAGATGGAGGTTCGCGCGCGCATTCAAACGCGCTATTCGCGCTCTTtgttacaaataatattttaaaaagaatatttaatgtaattatataattaacagtgaaaattaaagtaataaacttttttttttcaagttaaaaAGCATTGTTAGCCAAATTGAAGACTAAATTTGACAAGATGGAGTTTCGTTCCACAAAATGGAGGTTCGCGCGCGTATTCCACGTATTTTTCGCgctttttatttcaaataattttttaaaaagaatatttaatttaattatagagTTACAAGTgcaaattaaagtaaaaaacatctttttttaagaaagaagcATTATTAgccaatataaatattatttataaatattttaaaaagaatatttaatgtaattatagacttaaaagtgaaaattaaagtaataaacatttttttttaggtgaaAAGCATTGTTAGTCAAATTCAAGACTAAGTTTGACAAGATGGAGTCTTGTTCCACAAAATGGAGGTTCGCGCGCAAATTCAAACGCGCTATTCGCGCTCTTTCtcacaaataatattttaaaaagaatatttaatgtaattatagagttaaaagtgaaaattaaagtaataaacatttttatttgcatcTTTTACCCAAAAAACATCAAAGCTAAGTCTTTGAGTTGTCATACATAgttttaaatgttattaaatatttacatgaaataaaataatattgtatattcataaatacatTAGGTACATGTTAAGAGTAACGTATATATATAACaagtagataaaaataaaaataaaaatataagaagaagaaatagcagaaaattaagtaattaataatttaacaataaacttCTTGGATGTTGAGTCTTAtcttaagatttttcaatGGTATTGCAAGAAGCAGGCTGTCAAGTGTTGATGCCCTGTCTAACGAACAAGTACTCCGAGAACTGCTGGCTCTCAACACCACCGCCGTTGCTGGCGACCACTCTGAAGCCCGCGTTGAGGAGCCTCGTGATCGCCTGGACCGAGTTGAGCTTGCAGTACCCGTTGAGAGGAAACCGAATTACGTGACGAGTATCTTGCTGATGCCAGGCGACTCCGGAGCGCGCGTCAATTACCGCTTGCGTTGTCTCCGGGAAGACTTCATCCACCAGCGCACGCCCGCCTGACAGCATCACGCGTTCTCCGAGGTCTGGGCTCACGTGCAAAGCCAGACACTCGAAAGACGGTGTTGATCTTTTGTCACCGTCTCTGCTGGGTGGTGTCACTCTTCCGTCTCGGCCTATCAGGGATGACAGTGGGCTTGATGATTCCACTGTGCTTCCATTTTTTGTAcgttctttttttaattgctctATTTGTCGGCACATtgctgtaaaatttaattacatttttaaaataattttttaagcctgatttcaagaaaaattaacaatttattgtaAGTCTGCTAATTtaagtgttataatttttttaattaataaaaaataatttattacaatctgaagtaataaaaattggaACTAATTACTTGTAAAACTTTCTACAATCCGGAATAGTGTAATAAATTACGCGAAGGCCATCAGATTACGGTAAAAAGTGGttaatttacattattaagagaataagcaaaattttttggtcactgtatttatttaataaaatgattgaatttagtatcataattaagaaatgaccttgtaacttgtgaactattgacatttttaaagatataagctcatcctgatgttacactcctcaagacctttcatttaagtacccacatcaatttttcatatatttcatatatttatatatatatattatatatgtggaaaatatatcaaaaatacatgtgagtactcaaatgaaaggtctcgattagtgtaccatcgagatgagtttatatctttaaaaatgtcaatatttaaaaaccgACACTgctatcttgtgaactaatgacatttctgaagatataagctcatctcgatgttacactcatcaagacctttcatttgagtacccacatcattttttcatatatttatatatattatatatatgtatatatgaaaaatatataaaaaatgcatgtgggtactcaaatgaaaggtctcgattaatgtaacatcaggatgagcttatatctttaaaaatgtcaatatttaagaactgacattgctattttgttaactaatgatatttttaaagatataagctcattccgatgttacattcatcaagacctttcatttgagtacccacatcaatttttcatatattttatatatttatatatatcatatatatgtatatatgaaaaatatatcaaaaatgcatgtgggtattcaaatgaaagctcttgataagtgcaacatcgggatgagcttatatctttaaaaatgttaattataaaataaatagagtgcaatttaacaaaaatcaaagaatgaaaaattttcaatgaaatttccTGGTTTTTCAGGTAAGTGTCATCCtaagagtaaaaataaaataacttacgCGCAATATCAAAGTACCGGGCCTCCTCAAGAAGTAAATCCAAGTCGGCGAAATTTTCAGGTATAAGTAACCGTGAATTTCTCATGAAATTAAGAATGTGTCGAAACATGCCACCGTCTCGATCGATGAAGTAATGTTGTTTCAAGGAATCCAGCATAATGGGGATGCTACCGTTAAATAACTTGGCCAGTCTCGACTCGGGGTACCTGaaagacaatttattattatcaataat harbors:
- the LOC123267286 gene encoding BTB/POZ domain-containing protein kctd15-like isoform X2, which codes for MFPSAQIKMSIFVRLLSPSSSPATSPTMSNSSSPTPPTPVAPAYNAKMPGIPCVAAASRYTAPVHIDVGGTIYTSSLETLTKYPESRLAKLFNGSIPIMLDSLKQHYFIDRDGGMFRHILNFMRNSRLLIPENFADLDLLLEEARYFDIAPMCRQIEQLKKERTKNGSTVESSSPLSSLIGRDGRVTPPSRDGDKRSTPSFECLALHVSPDLGERVMLSGGRALVDEVFPETTQAVIDARSGVAWHQQDTRHVIRFPLNGYCKLNSVQAITRLLNAGFRVVASNGGGVESQQFSEYLFVRQGINT
- the LOC123267286 gene encoding BTB/POZ domain-containing protein kctd15-like isoform X1; the protein is MFPSAQIKMRLLSPSSSPATSPTMSNSSSPTPPTPVAPAYNAKMPGIPCVAAASRYTAPVHIDVGGTIYTSSLETLTKYPESRLAKLFNGSIPIMLDSLKQHYFIDRDGGMFRHILNFMRNSRLLIPENFADLDLLLEEARYFDIAPMCRQIEQLKKERTKNGSTVESSSPLSSLIGRDGRVTPPSRDGDKRSTPSFECLALHVSPDLGERVMLSGGRALVDEVFPETTQAVIDARSGVAWHQQDTRHVIRFPLNGYCKLNSVQAITRLLNAGFRVVASNGGGVESQQFSEYLFVRQGINT